A single region of the Lotus japonicus ecotype B-129 chromosome 4, LjGifu_v1.2 genome encodes:
- the LOC130710580 gene encoding BTB/POZ domain-containing protein At2g24240-like has translation MGVQNDRVKFNVGGRVLETTATTLANAGRNSMLGAMLDENWDLLPDNGSVKFIDRNPDCFAVLLDLLRTGELYIPPNLPEKLLYREALYYGVLDHVRTAKWGQFDGNRLRLSRSVQGQAPGDGTAIRAGPDGGCCVAHGSMVHVYNWMLDEHPPLNLDYQRVNDVGWVDPDNIVIGVSERLGRGDGGMGLFTSHTGELRYKFQVSHENQVKSYTAGALSFSSDYKIFSSCKGRSNEYGVGVWDQVTGKQIDFFYEPVGWSLGDADRLQWMEGSNCLLVATMFPRKDNCYISLLDFRQKRMVWCWSDVGAPLAVDEKRVRDAIAMEDNNSICVVNEFEDLGFMDLRSSAAASVRWSSRSRLMKGKMPEEPCYPKLALHGGQLFSSMNDCISVFCGPEWVLTSRLRRSYGGSICDFSIGGDRLFALHSEENVFDIWETPTPPII, from the coding sequence ATGGGGGTTCAAAACGACAGGGTGAAATTCAACGTGGGAGGCAGAGTTTTGGAAACAACAGCAACAACGCTCGCCAATGCAGGGCGCAATTCCATGTTGGGCGCAATGTTGGACGAGAATTGGGATCTCTTGCCGGATAACGGGAGCGTGAAATTCATCGATCGCAACCCGGATTGCTTCGCTGTTCTCCTGGATCTGCTCCGAACCGGCGAGCTTTACATCCCGCCGAACCTCCCGGAGAAGCTTCTCTACAGGGAGGCCTTGTACTACGGCGTTCTCGACCACGTTCGTACTGCGAAGTGGGGCCAATTCGACGGCAACAGGTTGAGGTTGTCTCGGTCAGTGCAGGGACAAGCACCTGGCGATGGAACCGCCATTCGAGCTGGGCCTGATGGTGGTTGTTGTGTAGCACATGGTTCCATGGTTCATGTTTATAATTGGATGTTAGATGAACACCCTCCTCTTAATCTTGATTACCAGAGAGTTAATGATGTTGGTTGGGTTGACCCGGATAATATAGTCATCGGAGTCAGCGAAAGGCTTGGTCGTGGTGATGGTGGGATGGGTCTGTTTACCTCACATACAGGGGAGCTAAGGTACAAGTTTCAGGTTAGTCATGAGAATCAGGTGAAGAGTTACACTGCTGGTGCTTTGAGTTTCAGTTCTGATTACAAGATATTTTCTAGCTGTAAAGGGAGGAGCAATGAATATGGAGTTGGTGTTTGGGACCAGGTTACAGGGAAGCAAATTGATTTTTTCTATGAGCCTGTAGGTTGGTCTCTTGGTGATGCTGATAGGCTTCAATGGATGGAAGGTAGCAACTGTTTGTTAGTTGCTACAATGTTTCCTAGGAAGGACAACTGTTACATTAGTCTTTTGGATTTCAGACAGAAGAGGATGGTGTGGTGTTGGTCCGACGTGGGAGCTCCGTTGGCCGTGGATGAGAAGCGGGTGAGGGACGCCATCGCGATGGAGGACAATAACTCCATTTGTGTGGTGAATGAGTTTGAGGACTTGGGGTTCATGGATTTGAGAAGCTCGGCCGCCGCGAGCGTTAGGTGGAGCTCCAGGAGTAGGTTGATGAAGGGGAAGATGCCTGAGGAACCATGTTACCCTAAATTGGCTTTGCATGGAGGACAACTTTTCTCCTCCATGAATGATTGCATTTCTGTGTTCTGTGGCCCTGAGTGGGTTTTGACGTCCAGGCTCCGGCGGAGCTATGGTGGTTCGATATGTGACTTTTCCATTGGAGGGGATAGGCTTTTCGCGCTTCATAGTGAGGAGAATGTGTTTGATATATGGGAGACTCCAACACCTCCAATCATATGA
- the LOC130710581 gene encoding omega-6 fatty acid desaturase, chloroplastic — MACTLADSLLLFKGSQQKPALRRSIAAQCSPSIFNIKVDGLIHKGFRHQRHLIPRNKVAVIRAVAIPVEPAPAESAEYRKQLAESYGFRKIGEDLPDNVTLKDVISSLPKKVFEIDDVKAWKTVLISATSYALGLFMISKAPWYLLPLAWAWTGTAVTGFFVIGHDCAHKSFSTNKLVEDIVGTLAFLPLIYPYEPWRFKHDKHHAKTNMLNEDTAWNPVSKDEFDSDPLLRKAIIYGYGPIRCWMSVAHWLLLHFDLKKFRPNEVKRVKISLACVFAFIGIGWPLIIYKTGIMGWIKFWLMPWLGYHFWMSTFTMVHHTAPHIPFKDSEKWNAAQAQLNGTVHCDYPQWIEILCHDINVHIPHHISPRIPSYNLRAAHKSLQENWGKYLNEASWNWRLMKTIMTVCHVYDKEQNYVAFDELAPEDSQPIKFLKNVMPDYA, encoded by the exons ATGGCTTGCACGCTCGCAGATTCATTGCTACTATTCAAG GGCTCTCAGCAGAAGCCAGCTCTGAGGAGGAGCATTGCTGCCCAGTGTTCACCCA gcatatttaatataaaggttgATGGGCTTATCCATAAAGGGTTCAGGCATCAAAGACATTTAATTCCTAGGAATAAAGTTGCTGTCATACGAGCTGTGGCAATTCCGGTAGAACCAGCTCCAGCTGAAAGTGCGGAGTACAGAAAACAACTAGCCGAAAGCTATGGTTTTAGGAAAATTGGAGAGGATCTTCCAGACAATGTCACTTTAAAGGATGTCATCAGTTCCCTTCCTAAGAAG GTCTTTGAGATTGATGATGTTAAGGCATGGAAAACTGTTTTGATATCTGCCACTTCCTATGCTTTGGGGCTTTTTATGATTTCCAAAGCACCCTGGTATCTACTTCCTCTGGCTTGGGCATGGACGGGAACTGCAGTAACTGGG TTCTTTGTCATTGGACATGATTGCGCTCACAAATCATTTTCAACGAACAAATTGGTAGAAGACATTGTTGGAACTCTGGCCTTTTTGCCACTTATTTATCCATACGAGCCGTGGCGGTTTAAGCATGACAAGCACCATGCAAAAACAAATAT GTTGAATGAAGATACTGCTTGGAACCCTGTTTCGAAGGATGAGTTTGACTCAGATCCACTTTTGAGGAAAGCAATAATATATGGATATGGTCCAATTAGATGTTGGATGTCTGTAGCTCACTG GTTGCTGTTGCACTTTGATTTGAAGAAGTTCAGACCAAATGAAGTAAAGAGGGTGAAGATAAGTTTAGCTTGCGTTTTTGCTTTTATAGGAATTGGATGGCCATTAATTATTTACAAGACTGGAATCATGGGATGGATAAAATTCTGGTTGATGCCATGGTTGGGCTACCACTTCTGG ATGAGTACTTTCACCATGGTACATCATACTGCACCACACATACCATTCAAAGACTCAGAAAAGTGGAATGCTGCTCAAGCACAGCTAAATGGAACTGTTCATTGTGATTACCCTCAatg GATTGAGATTCTATGCCATGATATCAATGTCCATATTCCACATCACATATCCCCAAGAATACCAAGCTATAATTTACGAGCAGCCCATAAGTCTCTCCAAGAAAATTGGGGAAAG TATCTGAATGAGGCTAGTTGGAATTGGCGATTGATGAAGACAATCATGACGGTGTGCCATGTGTATGATAAGGAGCAAAATTATGTTGCCTTTGATGAACTTGCCCCTGAAGATTCTCAACCAATTAAATTTTTGAAGAATGTCATGCCTGATTATGCTTAA